The following nucleotide sequence is from Triticum dicoccoides isolate Atlit2015 ecotype Zavitan chromosome 7B, WEW_v2.0, whole genome shotgun sequence.
GAATGAAGAGAAGGACTTCTCGGCCAACGGGCAACTAGTGGAGGAGATAAAAGTGTTACTTGGATCATTTTCAGACTTTAGGGTTGCTTGGTTGCGACGCTTTGCAAATAATGTCGCACACGTCCTAGCTAGGGAGGGTTGCTTTAAATCTTTATGTAAAACTTGGCTCCATGTGTCTCCCGAGTGTGTTAGCTCGGAGATCATCTCTGAAGGGGCGTTAAACATTGAATAGAATGACAACTTTTTCCCCTAAAAGAAAAGTTATAAAAACGTTTGAACGGTGTTACTTCGTGCCACACATATGACACCTAAATGCATTCGAGGGCCCAGAAACTTCTTAGCGCCGCGACGAAGAGCCAGAAGGCCCAGAAGGGACTTATTCGGTCTCTTAGTTTGTGGATCACAGTGGTAAGGCCTACTGTCCGCGGCCCACTGGACTGCTAATATACAAAACAGAAATCATTTCTTGCCCTCTCCAGCGTCGCGCGACGATCCATCCACCGAAAGCCCACACGAAAGAACGAGCACGCGCGAGGATGGCGGGCACAACcaccaccggcggcggcggcgggggagcggCTCAGGGGGGTCACCGGGCGCTGGGGCTGCTGGCGAGCGCGGCGAAGCGGAAGGACGGGTTCGTGCAGCTGCTGCTGATGTCGGGCATCCTCATGATGAGCCTGCGGTCCCTGAGCCAGAAGCACCGCGTCCGCGACCTCGCCAACGACGCCGCCGAGCTCAGCCTCGAGCAGGAGCACATCTCCCACCGCATGCGCGAGCTTCGGGACGAGCTCGACCGCGAGGCCGGCGCCGACCCCTCGGGCGCGTTCGCCTCCCACCTCCGACGCATCTTCGCCGCTCACCCTcccacccccgccgccgcccccgcccccgccaccGACGACCACTAGCTCCCTCGTCTCCGTT
It contains:
- the LOC119339825 gene encoding uncharacterized protein LOC119339825, giving the protein MAGTTTTGGGGGGAAQGGHRALGLLASAAKRKDGFVQLLLMSGILMMSLRSLSQKHRVRDLANDAAELSLEQEHISHRMRELRDELDREAGADPSGAFASHLRRIFAAHPPTPAAAPAPATDDH